The proteins below come from a single Trachemys scripta elegans isolate TJP31775 chromosome 16, CAS_Tse_1.0, whole genome shotgun sequence genomic window:
- the ESPL1 gene encoding separin has product MKRLKGTDFMARISNWEETRILLLELKESLACAPEDPASTSKLSWQSTACDKILRACIHWLGLDRSCLAHFESLLDLAELACQGYIAAGPQHVPLYLEKILYHLLRNVATQGAYDACLRFAELLYANLARCRPPEVPAEDFEAIAKSSFSVLWKGADALAKSGQAPRESRVVLSGRLQAVRFLVFLEEDCSAQLPLEPPFFTSQVARQAAAAAVMFEAQRTPLSKEDACFFSEQLARHLIAALLDGRSAVEPLPLQRSLCLFELTLERCRRLCKSSCFGEGKEAIDQAQGYLEGAGDMRRGFAAALGLLRAGVQLNQVLALGESQAGLPLSQAAAALSSAAGVPEPLPRVLGESCQFIVSSLNGYMKKSKRRLFSLEDILGLSTFMEGYSWLLRRLLDSIPPDNMKPQQAVKQLHYHSLQLYTTVAYDAFLGSQVAGAAGLEQLVGSCQSVITWMLDALEGLSEQDQVEYLDVTASCAFKLAYGFYSQKLYVEASSVTEVFCRKLGMAESCKYPEMSTERLHKCFKLQVESYRKLCRFEKGLESVALWLAALHSKITEQMAEPVLLWVRVKMDATKNGDEDLRLKTLKEGLEGHGLDVGTLVSVLSEELKAYKATRADTGQERFNVICDLLEICSEESGREHERAVNLVELAQVLCYHDYTEQTACSSLDSVREALRLLDSVPVNAENQEQLLDDKAQAMLWLYICTLESKMQESIERDQRAGDQGHKNLEDFEPNDLNYEDKLQDDKFLYNGISFNLVADSAQAKCLDDALALWKKLLAKKGVPAVRSVEQTVVSLHIMAALYRMMAKPLQSMESYLLIRTLSSALGDWLGTASALCQVTKLLFLLESPSEAKIFLEEAESCLQKADCSSDSYLLLKQTCLILHSQLCCANHKVEEGLTLLLEVLQHPALQKISKVWYLLRAHVLQLMAVYLNLPSTSLSPKLRQQLWAQGWKTPETALADAHKLFRSILLLLMGGDLLSSPKTVTETQFVDHGDNLLQKWQVLADMLVCSEKLIALFSQVEMVCEAKAFCLEALKLTMKLQAIRWCAGFLVLKAKLELQRSELELCHSDLQQALFLLESGTDFETKEMQKSEVKIKPKKGRSKGSKRQGPSTEPAREEDGFLKGPSLEFVDTVSRQEKENVLTTSPVLKPKKKRCLNFLSHSALCSCSLCSDVTLSAVCLHWAVSFAQWELASGNRAEGLGLLQASLERCTVMTSRFSTMVQEASQHNGKKAAVRDRSVLGLLDDLVANIYATVAAQSMGGHRPEKRLWELLEAGLTFLSSRVPCLPGLEYHKASLLLTKAVATIYSLVSKHNGCMAHIFSSAWAWKPPTPSFETKGSAVTKTIKREENLPLKSKSKKIPVAASGPKPKAKRDQGVKPLPLIKSSDVFVLGDSDGEVPPIVIRPVMDPCTPVQKSFPPTKGRSHTKPTPGPKAPFMVFNESSPPGTKSQLLKAPKASKRIRSRLKVVFSDDSDVEDPTAAAQGPENKGLAAHKEPGPASHKTTRASAYGRKASRPKALVADAEGAKAGSSDNCPQSSKAKPRRTRAGNRKAAGQEKKEGAAQRGPSGQGQEEEGELLRTIKEEEVMQEGFEISFEVLRGSDEEEPAPGRKRLFAYGQDGVEGEHEVLRRDASADLEENFLVAERKGSHNPFNLQALSSSLAAAVSVASLDSVSNSLKAAFQAISHCPPGTLYSQLCQLLALCIGSRDPITTAYLVSESVSITVRHQLMSNVHRRLYKMKKKSAADVADQLQELTLQGGDADLQCQHLLQLQSLFKFSSAGLGQSETESFREQLQKIPSDVTVCLLTLVSLQPGTLGDTLLLTRLEKDSTPVTIHIPTAQSKAPLSSVLGEFDAIQKEQKEYSSCTDKRDWWLGRTELDRRMKVLTETLEKEVLSCWKGALLPASQDSGVAKEASSLQEHLGECGWENSDLALLKLVLNSSHLLTPQDVQCLASGLCPAQPDAAQAFLREAVDKWRSRSGQTSGHLVLVLDKHLQKLPWENIPCLRTLPVTRLPSLRFLLSYNLAQRYRRGSILTCGVNPSSAFYVLNPHDNLPGTEERFRAWFESEPGWMGVTGEVPSQEQMQLALTQRDLYVYAGHGAGARFLDGPSILKLDCRAVALLFGCSSAALAVRGNLEGTGIILKYIMAGCPLVLGNLWDVTDRDIDRYMEALLQSWLKAGSGAPLLQHVAQSRQAPKLKYLIGAAPIAYGLPVSLQ; this is encoded by the exons ATGAAGCGCCTAAAAGGAACCGATTTTATGGCACGAATCAGCAATTGGGAGGAGACGCGGATACTGCTGCTGGAATTGAAG GAAAGTCTCGCCTGTGCCCCAGAAGACCCAGCCAGCACAAGCAAGCTCTCCTGGCAGAGCACGGCGTGCGATAAAATCCTTCGGGCTTGCATCCACTGGCTGGGACTAGACAGGAGCTGCCTGGCACACTTTGAAAGCCTCTTGGACCTGGCTGAGCTGGCATGCCAGGGTTATATAGCAGCCGGCCCCCAGCATGTTCCCCTTTACCTGGAGAAAATCCTCTACCACCTGCTGAGGAACGTTGCCACCCAGGGAGCCTATGATGCTTGCTTAAGGTTCGCTGAGCTGCTCTATGCCAACCTGGCAAGATGCCGGCCCCCAGAGGTGCCCGCTGAAGACTTTGAGGCCATTGCCAAGAGCAGCTTTAGCGTGCTGTGGAAGGGTGCAGATGCCCTTGCTAAATCGGGCCAGGCACCAAGGGAAAGCAGGGTGGTGCTTTCAGGCCGGCTGCAGGCCGTGCGCTTTCTGGTCTTTCTGGAGGAAGACTGCtcagcccagctgcccctggAGCCCCCGTTCTTTACCTCCCAAGTCGCTCGtcaagctgcagctgctgctgtgatgTTTGAGGCCCAAAGGACCCCCCTGAGCAAAGAAGATGCCTGCTTCTTCAGCGAGCAGCTTGCTCGCCACCTGATCGCAGCCCTACTGGATGGGAGGAGTGCAGTGGAGCCCTTGCCCCTGCAGCGGTCCCTATGCCTGTTCGAGCTCACCTTGGAGCGATGCCGGCGTCTCTGCAAGAGCAGCTGCTTTGGGGAAGGCAAAGAAGCGATAGACCAAGCCCAGGGCTACCTAGAAGGAGCAGGTGACATGAGGAGGGgctttgctgctgctctgggtcTCCTTCGTGCCGGCGTCCAGCTGAACCAGGTGTTAGCACTGGGTGAGAGTCAGgctgggctgcccctctcccaagcTGCTGCAGCTCTGAGCTCTGCGGCTGGAGTCCCCGAGCCCCTGCCCAGGGTGCTGGGTGAAAGCTGCCAGTTCATTGTCTCCTCCCTAAATGGGTACATGAAGAAGAGCAAGCGGAGGCTGTTCAGCCTGGAGGACATCCTTGGCCTTTCCACTTTCATGGAGGGTTATTCCTGGCTTCTCCGTAGACTGCTGGATAGC ATTCCTCCTGACAACATGAAACCGCAGCAAGCCGTGAAACAGCTACACTATCACAGCCTGCAGCTCTACACCACAGTGGCATATGATGCCTTCCTAGGTTCCCAG GTGGCAGGGGCGGCTGGACTGGAGCAGCTGGTGGGCTCTTGCCAAAGTGTCATTACCTGGATGCTTGATGCACTAGAGGGGCTCTCTGAACAAGACCAGGTGGAATACCTTGATGTCACAG CCTCGTGTGCATTCAAGCTGGCCTATGGCTTCTACAGCCAGAAGCTGTATGTGGAGGCCAGCTCAGTGACTGAGGTGTTCTGCCGGAAGCTGGGGATGGCAGAGTCCTGTAAATATCCAGAGATGTCCACAGAAAGG tTGCACAAATGCTTTAAGCTGCAGGTGGAAAGCTACAGGAAGCTGTGCAGGTTTGAGAAGGGCCTTGAGTCTGTGGCACTCTGGCTGGCCGCGCTGCATAGCAAGATCACGGAGCAGATGGCAGAGCCAGTGTTGCTCTGGGTCAGAGTCAAAATGGACGCAACAAAAAATGGAGATGAAGACTTGAGATTAAA GACTCTGAAGGAGGGCTTGGAGGGGCATGGCCTGGATGTAGGGACCCTGGTGTCTGTGCTCTCTGAAGAACTGAAAGCCTACAAGGCTACACGGGCCGACACGGGGCAGGAGCGCTTCAACGTGATCTGCGACCTGCTGGAGATCTGCTCAGAGGAGAGCGGTCGAGAGCACGAGCGGGCAGTGAACCTGGTGGAGCTGGCCCAGGTGCTGTGCTATCACGACTACACGGAGCAGACCGCCTG ctcctccctggactctgtACGGGAGGCCCTGCGACTGTTGGACTCTGTCCCTGTTAATGCTGAGAACCAGGAGCAGCTCCTGGATGACAAAGCACAGGCCATGCTCTGGCTCTACATCTGCACCCTCGAATCCAAAATGCAGGAG AGCATTGAGAGGGACCAGAGAGCCGGAGACCAGGGGCACAAGAACCTGGAGGATTTTGAACCCAATGACCTCAACTATGAAGACAAGCTCCAAGATGACAAGTTCCTGTACAACGGCATCTCCTTCAACCTGGTGGCAGATTCTG CACAGGCCAAGTGCCTGGATGATGCCCTTGCCTTGTGGAAGAAGCTCCTGGCCAAGAAGGGAGTCCCAGCAGTACGCAGTGTCGAGCAGACCGTGGTCTCCCTACACATCATGGCAGCGCTCTACAGAATGATGGCAAAG CCACTGCAGTCCATGGAAAGCTATCTCCTGATCAGAACGCTCTCCAGTGCCCTTGGTGACTGGCTTGGGACAGCCAGCGCCTTGTGTCAAGTGACTAAACTACTGTTTCTGCTGGAGAGTCCCAGTGAGGCCAAG ATTTTCCTGGAAGAAGCAGAGTCCTGCTTGCAAAAGGCTGACTGCAGCAGTGACTCCTATCTGCTGCTGAAGCAAACGTGCCTTATACTCCATAGCCAGCTGTGCTGTGCAAACCATAAG GTTGAAGAAGGCCTCACTCTTTTGCTAGAGGTCCTCCAACACCCAGCCCTGCAGAAGATCTCAAAGGTTTGGTACCTGCTCCGAGCCCATGTCCTCCAGTTGATGGCAGTTTATCTCAACCTTCCTTCAACCAGCCTTTCGCCTAAGCTCAGGCAACAGCTCTGGGCACAAG GATGGAAGACCCCTGAGACTGCTCTCGCTGATGCTCACAAACTCTTTCGCAGCATCCTCCTTCTCCTGATGGGCGGTGACTTGCTTTCCTCTCCTAAAACTGTCACAGAAACTCAGTTTGTGGATCACG GGGACAATCTCCTGCAGAAATGGCAGGTGCTAGCGGACATGCTGGTCTGCTCGGAGAAGCTCATTGCCCTCTTCAGCCAAGTGGAGATGGTGTGTGAAGCTAAAGCCTTCTGCTTGGAAGCCCTCAAACTCACCATGAAGCTGCAGGCCATTCGGTG GTGTGCTGGGTTTCTGGTCTTGAAGGCCAAGCTGGAGCTGCAGCGAAGTGAGCTGGAGCTGTGTCACTCAGACCTCCAACAAGCCCTATTCCTGCTAGAATCTGGCACTG ACTTTGAAACGAAAGAGATGCAGAAAAGCGAAGTGAAGATCAAACCCAAGAAGGGCAGGTCCAAGGGTAGCAAGCGCCAAGGCCCCAGTACCGAGCCTGCCAGGGAAGAGGACGGCTTCCTGAAGGGCCCGTCGCTTGAGTTTGTGGACACAGTGAGCAGGCAGGAGAAGGAGAATGTCCTGACCACCTCCCCAGTGCTGAAACCCAAGAAAAAGAGATGTTTGAACTTCCTGAGCCACTCTGCCCTGTGCTCCTGCTCCCTCTGCTCTGACGTGACCCTCTCGGCCGTCTGCCTCCACTGGGCGGTCTCCTTTGCCCAGTGGGAGCTGGCATCAGGGAACAGAGCAGAAGGGTTAGGTCTCCTCCAGGCTAGTCTGGAGCGCTGTACAGTCATGACCTCGCGCTTCTCCACCATGGTGCAGGAGGCATCCCAGCACAATGGCAAGAAGGCTGCTGTTCGGGACCGATCCGTGCTTGGGTTGCTGGACGATCTGGTTGCCAACATCTATGCCAccgtggctgctcaaagcatggGTGGCCACCGGCCAGAGAAGAGACTATGggagctcctggaggctggcCTGACATTCCTGTCTTCCAGAGTGCCCTGCCTGCCAGGTCTGGAGTACCACAAAGCCAGCCTGCTGCTCACCAAAGCTGTGGCTACCATCTACAGCCTGGTCTCCAAGCACAACGGCTGCATGGCCCACATCTTCTCCAGCGCCTGGGCCTGGAAACCCCCAACTCCCTCCTTTGAGACCAAAGGATCAGCAGTGACCAAGACAATCAAGAGAGAGGAGAATCTGCCCCTGAAGAGTAAAAGCAAGAAGATTCCAGTGGCAGCCTCTGGCCCAAAACCCAAAGCCAAGAGAGACCAGGGAGTCAAACCCCTGCCTTTGATAAAGTCCAGCGATGTCTTTGTCCTGGGCGACTCAGATGGAGAGGTGCCCCCGATCGTCATTAGACCTGTGATGGATCCCTGCACCCCAGTGCAGAAATCCTTCCCTCCCACCAAGGGTCGTTCGCACACTAAGCCAACCCCTGGCCCCAAGGCTCCATTCATGGTGTTCAATGAGTCCTCCCCTCCAGGGACAAAGTCCCAGCTGCTGAAGGCTCCCAAAGCCTCCAAGAGAATCAGATCTCGCCTGAAG GTGGTCTTCAGCGATGACAGTGATGTGGAGGAtcccactgcagcagcccaggGGCCAGAGAACAAGGGGCTGGCCGCTCACAAAGAGCCAGGGCCTGCCAGCCACAAGACAACACGGGCATCGGCCTATGGCAGGAAGGCTTCACGACCAAAGGCCTTGGTTGCTGACGCAGAGGGGGCCAAAGCCGGCTCTTCGGATAACTGTCCCCAGAGCAGCAAAGCCAAGCCCCGGAGAACACGAGCAGGCAACAGGAAAGCTGCTGGGCAAGAGAAAAAGGAGGGAGCAGCCCAGAGAGGCccctctgggcaggggcaggaggaggaaggggagctcCTAAGAACCATCAAGGAAGAGGAGGTGATGCAAGAGGGTTTTGAGATCAGCTTTGAGGTCTTGCGAGGATCTGATGAGGAAGAGCCAGCCCCAG GGAGGAAGAGGCTCTTTGCCTACGGGCAGGACGGTGTCGAAGGGGAGCACGAGGTTCTCCGGCGAGATGCCAGTGCTGATCTAGAGGAGAACTTCCTGGTGGCAGAGAGGAAAGGCAGCCACAACCCCTTCAACCTGCAGGcgctctcctcctccctggccGCCGCTGTCA GTGTGGCCTCTCTGGACTCTGTCAGCAACTCCCTGAAAGCTGCCTTCCAGGCCATCAGCCACTGCCCTCCAGGCACCCTCTACAGCCAGCTCTGCCAGCTCTTGGCACTGTGCATCGGCAGTCGGGACCCCATCACTACTGCCTACTTGGTTTCAGAGTCAGTCTCTATCACTGTCCGCCATCAGCTGATGAGCAACGTTCACAGGAGACTCTA caaaatgaagaaaaagtcAGCGGCCGACGTTGCTGACCAGCTGCAGGAGCTCACCCTGCAGGGAGGGGACGCCGATTTGCAGTGCCAGCACCTCTTGCAGCTTCAGAGCTTGTTCAAATTCAGCTCGGCAGGGCTGGGCCAGTCGGAGACCGAGAGCTTCAGGGAGCAACTGCAAAAAATCCCCAGCG ATGTAACCGTGTGCCTGCTGACCCTGGTGAGCCTTCAGCCCGGCACCCTTGGGGACACCTTGCTGCTAACACGGCTGGAGAAGGACAGCACCCCAGTGACCATCCACATCCCAACAGCGCAGAGCAAG GCACCCCTGAGCTCGGTGCTTGGCGAGTTCGATGCCATCCAGAAGGAGCAGAAGGAATACAGCAGCTGCACGGACAAGAGGGACTGGTGGCTGGGCCGGACGGAGCTGGACAGGAGGATGAAG gTCCTGACTGAGACCCTGGAGAAGGAGGTGCTGAGCTGCTGGAAGGGAGCCTTGCTGCCggccagccaggactctggtgTGGCCAAGGAGGCCTCCAGCCTGCAGGAACATCTCGGAGAATGCGGCTGGGAAAATTCAGATCTGGCACTGCTGAAG CTCGTGTTGAACAGCtctcacctcctcacccctcaAGATGTGCAGTGCCTGGCGTCCGGGCTGTGCCCAGCGCAGCCAGATGCCGCCCAGGCCTTCCTGCGGGAGGCGGTGGACAAGTGGAGATCCCGCAGCGGGCAGACCAGTGGTCACCTGGTTCTTGTGCTGGACAAG CACCTGCAGAAGCTGCCCTGGGAGAACATCCCGTGCCTGAGAACCCTGCCAGTGACCCGGTTACCCTCCCTGCGCTTCCTGCTCAGCTACAACCTTGCTCAGAGG TATCGGCGAGGGTCCATCCTCACCTGCGGGGTGAATCCCAGCAGTGCCTTCTACGTCCTCAACCCACACGACAACCTGCCTGGGACGGAGGAGCGCTTCCGAGCCTGGTTTGAGAG CGAACCCGGCTGGATGGGGGTGACAGGAGAAGTCCCAAGTCAGGAGCAGATGCAGTTGGCTCTCACGCAGCGTGATCTCTATGT CTATGCTGGGCATGGAGCCGGTGCCCGCTTCCTGGATGGACCATCAATCCTAAAGTTGGACTGCCGTGCTGTGGCCCTGCTCTTCGGCTGCAGCAGCGCCGCCCTGGCTGTCCGCGGCAACCTGGAGGGAACTGGTATCATCCTAAAGTACATCATGGCGGGATG CCCCCTGGTGTTGGGAAACCTCTGGGACGTGACTGACCGAGACATCGACCGCTATATGGAGGCGCTCCTCCAGAGCTGGCTGAAGGCAGGGTCAGGCGCTCCTCTCCTCCAGCATGTCGCCCAGTCCCGCCAGGCCCCCAAACTCAAATACCTCATCGGCGCAGCCCCCATAGCCTATGGCTTACCCGTGTCTCTGCAGTGA